From the Hevea brasiliensis isolate MT/VB/25A 57/8 chromosome 15, ASM3005281v1, whole genome shotgun sequence genome, one window contains:
- the LOC110663193 gene encoding WUSCHEL-related homeobox 1-like: MMNGGDKNELNMNDSVYVAEFLPIISPKHKSKSTSHITTTLPYSSCTHRSATLLGSDAHLLGSGNNASEQNRREFMNEQPLMGMSSRWSPTPEQLLALEEMYRRGTRTPSAEQIQQIAAQLRRFGKIEGKNVFYWFQNHKARERQKRRRAVETRCRVQKHDTTGSQDLEASAVAELRRTVYEFEQKKTLVPPSSCSENTEGAVSMVRVGTTESTTPYGWPQFEERESHQNKSCSLEKNATWHAMDLYPSYPIQLINNMTTRSSRFLNSRRRSSWFRPSRRTENETNLDDENKIGGVETLDLFPLCSEDCNGVNGSKNDTKVPITAINTKLISPNQYFEFLPLKN, translated from the exons ATGATGAATGGAGGCGACAAAAATGAGCTTAACATGAATGATTCAGTCTATGTTGCAGAATTCTTACCTATAATTAGTCCAAAGCATAAAAGCAAAAGCACTAGTCATATCACAACAACGCTTCCTTACTCTAGTTGCACTCATAGGTCCGCTACTCTTCTAGGAAGCGATGCTCACCTCCTGG GTTCAGGGAATAATGCATCGGAGCAAAATAGGAGAGAATTCATGAACGAGCAACCATTAATGGGGATGAGTTCACGGTGGAGCCCAACCCCGGAGCAGCTACTAGCACTGGAAGAAATGTACAGACGTGGAACGAGAACGCCATCAGCAGAACAAATCCAACAAATAGCTGCACAGCTTCGTAGGTTTGGGAAGATTGAAGGGAAGAACGTGTTCTACTGGTTTCAAAACCACAAAGCAAGAGAACGACAAAAACGCCGTCGTGCGGTAGAGACTAGGTGTAGAGTACAAAAGCATGATACTACTGGAAGCCAGGATCTTGAAGCATCAGCTGTTGCTG AGTTGAGAAGGACAGTTTATGAATTTGAACAGAAGAAGACTTTGGTACCTCCTTCAAGCTGCAGTGAGAATACAGAG GGAGCTGTCTCAATGGTTAGAGTAGGAACAACAGAAAGCACAACACCATATGGTTGGCCACAATTTGAGGAGAGGGAATCGCACCAAAATAAGAGTTGCAGTCTAGAGAAGAATGCAACGTGGCATGCTATGGATTTGTACCCATCTTATCCTATCCAGCTCATAAACAACATGACCACAAGAAGTTCAAGATTCTTAAATTCTCGAAGGCGGAGTTCATGGTTTAGACCCAGCAGGAGAACAGAGAATGAGACCAATCTAGATGATGAGAATAAAATTGGAGGAGTTGAAACCCTAGATCTATTTCCACTCTGCAGTGAGGATTGCAACGGAGTTAATGGTAGCAAGAACGACACTAAAGTACCCATCACAGCCataaatacaaaattaataaGTCCAAACCAGTATTTTGAGTTTCTTCCACTGAAGAACTGA